In the genome of bacterium, the window CCGAGGCATGGTTCTGGAATCCCGCCGGCGCGGCGTTGGTGGAGGGCAGCGAGGTGAGCTTCTCCCACCGGCAGTACATCGCCGATATCGGGTTGGACCGCGTGTCGCTGGCGCACAACGCCGGCGCGATCGGCGTGCTGGGACTTTCGGCGACGGTGCTGTCCACCGATGAGGAACTGGTGCGCACCACCACACAGCCGGAAGGCACGGGCGAAACCTGGGCGGCGTCCTTCGTCATCGTCGGTGTCTCGTACGCCCGCGCCCTGACCGATCGCGTGTCGTTCGGATTGAACGGCCAGTACATCGCCGAGAAGATCTTCAACGAGACGGCGCAGGGCGTGGCCTTCGATTTCGGCTTCACCTACCGTCCGACCTGGAAGAATCTCACGCTCGGCGTGGTGGTGAAGAACTACGGCCCTTCCATGAAGTTCGACGGTCCCGACTTCGACCAACCGGTGGATCTGGGCGACGACGAGTCGACGGATCGCAACGCGCGCACCCAGTCGGCGGCCTTCGAGCTGCCGTCGTTTATCCAGTTCGGGCTGGCGTGGGATGTCTGGCAGCGTGGCCAGCAGTCGGTCCGTGTGCTCGGGGCCTTCCAATCGAACAATTTTACGCAGGATGAATACCGCTTCGGCGGCGAGTGGTCGATGGCCAACCAGTTCTTTCTGCGGGGCGGCTATGTGGCCTCGTCGCTGGAT includes:
- a CDS encoding PorV/PorQ family protein, with amino-acid sequence MKKISQILLPVALLLTPVLAWGGGDERLGTAGALELLIPMGARGVAMGGAVMAQTSGTEAWFWNPAGAALVEGSEVSFSHRQYIADIGLDRVSLAHNAGAIGVLGLSATVLSTDEELVRTTTQPEGTGETWAASFVIVGVSYARALTDRVSFGLNGQYIAEKIFNETAQGVAFDFGFTYRPTWKNLTLGVVVKNYGPSMKFDGPDFDQPVDLGDDESTDRNARTQSAAFELPSFIQFGLAWDVWQRGQQSVRVLGAFQSNNFTQDEYRFGGEWSMANQFFLRGGYVASSLDQYMYGFSAGAGLRLPLGEREARIDYAWADAGVFEGNHLFTLTFGF